The DNA region GGATCAGACGAAAGTCCACCAAACATATGTCGTCTATGCCACTCCTCTGCCGGAGGGTGGAGTTCTAGCTCGCGTAGTAGAAGACCGGCAGCATCTGTACCTCGAGGACGGGGCATGTTCTGCGTAGTTCAATTTTAAATTGGTTTTGGGGTGGATCAAATTCACAAGTTTGTCTAAGAATAGACTTCAAATTTTAATGCACccgaaagaaattaaaaagaacatGTATATTATCTTTTCATGACCCACACAAACTTGACACACTACTTAATCACTAAATCAGTAATAGGAAATAACATCACCATAATGTTCACGAAATACTAATTATAACTAGTTTAATTTGTCTTCAAGAAAGTACTGACTCTTGAATGAGCAAACACAAAGTTACCTGCATGTGTGGGCCAAGGGATGCTTCCACAACTTCTGGCAGTACAGTGTAGTTCCCATCAATATAATGCAGCCGAACCTGAATGTTGCTGCTTCCCACCTGAGAAACTGGTAACGGATGTTGCAGCCCAGAAGTTCGCCGACAGAGATCCATAAGAATGAGAAAAAGAACTTTGACCTGCATCAACAGTGCAATGAGATCTTTAGTAAGATTAACACTATCCTTAAGCAATATTAAGAATTACTGTGACTTCCAAAACAGATTTATACCTCCTCAAACGTATATCCTTGACCAGCATTTCCAGTACCAACTCTTGACCGCCCAGAAGTTGGTTCTTCACTTCCTTTTGCCCCAGGCACAACCTGACCAATTCGATTTGTCTGACCATCATCAGACTTAACTACAGTTGACACTGGTTTTGCAACCTCATCCACGTTGCCTGGAGCAGAAGCATTAGGTTGAGGTTTCTGTGCATTTGCATCAGCGGTTCTATGCGCACCACCAGCATAGCGGGGGAGTTGTGCTCGTCGGAAGAAAAAACAGAAGAGCAAAAGTTGGCATAATCTATGAAGGAAGTGACAGTCCCCAATAAGCCTAACTGCAGGTGTTCCAGGAAAAGTTCCTGTGTTAACACTAATGGGCATAAATGACGGAGGACCAGTGATTGGAGGGTTAGGAGTTGGGTTGGACACACCATCAGCTGGGTTACTAATCTTGGCAATAGCACCTTGTACCCAAGCTTGCATCTGTGGGGTTCCACTAGAACTGGTAGTCCCATTTTGTGCTCCTGAAAAACAAGACCTTTTTTTCATCAAGCCGATTGATTAAGAAGAATTTGATAATTAAAGAAATTCAAGGGCTACGACACTGATAATTTTGTGACAAGTAATACAAATTAGCACCAAATATTTTGCCTCTATATATGGTCTACATATTAATGTAAGATCAATGGACACTAACCTTGACTAGGTGCAGGAGTTGCAGAACTTTGGGCAGCAGAACTAGGAACAATATTTCGGTTACTAGCAGTCCCTGCAGTCACAGCATGAGTTGCTAATGTACGACAGAAACTTGCATAACGCCGCAACCGTGTGATAAAATGTGAAGCCAGATCAAGTACAGAATCGACATAGGCCTGCATAATATTGAAATGATTACAAGTATACATTCAAAAAGTTTAGCAGCTTTACAGAAATGTTATATGAAATCAAAATGTGTAATAATATATGGTCACATTTAGTAAGTAGGTGTAAAGAAAGAAGACCTGAATACTTGGCATTAGTGCTGGTTCAACAGATACAGCTTGGGCATCAATTCTCGATAGTGTATCACTAGATACTTGCCAAGGATCAGGCACTAAAACTGAAGGATCTATTAAAGCAGACTCAATTCCCTTACCAAGCATATCCAACAACAACCTAGCTTGCATATCCAGAACCATTGCCCTGACCTCTTGAGCATTTGCTCCTTCAAGTAGCCTACACTTTATCCTATCTAGACTCTGTAATAATTACACAAAACCAAGTTAGTTTATCCAATAAAGCAATAATAGAGCCACTTACAAATGCCAGTCCGAAAACATGCAAAGCGAATGGAAAGAATTGACAAAAACATACAGGACAATACTGCTGTCTGTGCTGAGCAGAAGGAAGAGAATGGAAATCTGCATCCAAGACTGCAATAATGCTGTTTAGcgaaactggaaaaaaaaaaaagcatcaatAGAATGTTATAGAGATGCTTTAAACCAGAATGCCTATATGGAAAAAATGTAAACTGAATGATtccttttcaattcaaatttctgCTACAAACATCAAGGAAACTGAAAAATAGTAGCAGGACTTTCATAATTTGTATCTCCTTACCAATACCATCTTCAGCCGCACTCTGTGTACAGCCCACAGCATCCCACCAATCAACTCCAACCAAAAGGCTCCACCAAAACCTGCTAATCCTAACAGATGTTAGCACAATAACCTAAAACATCCATACAGGAAGTAAATCACAAGTTTTGGTAAATTTATGGGAAAATCAAGACAGTCTATGCTGCATGTTTAAGAAATCACCTTTCAGCAATTGCACGCTCCCATGTTGAAGAGTTGGCCTTTACTTGACTAGTTGGGATAGCAGGAGGAAGAACCCGGATTATTTTCAATATTGTTTGATCCTTGCATGTGTCATGCCAAACAGAAGCTAAACAGCAACTCGTTGAAGAAAACGCAGGAGCAGCAATTGCAGATCCTACAGTAATCTGAAAGTTGTCTACAGGTGCAAAATTTGGACCAGAAAATATGTGGACTCCACCCCGAAGAAAAGCAATGGCAATTTCACCACCATGAGCAGCATAAACAACACGGGCAAGTGTCCTAACATCACTTGGAAGatcaaaaggatcaaaagttaCCCCTTTAAAACTAGATTCGGATACCTTTTGCACATTAGTTTTCATTCCAACTGCATGTGTTCGATGATTCTTGAAGTCATTTGTTGGGGGAATGCTCAGGTCCACTTTGGACTGCCAAACAGTTTGCATAGGAGGCTGTCCACCCATACTGGAAGTAGGGTTTCCAAATATTGGATGGAGGACAACATGTTGTAAAGATGATTCCCAGCGTTGCACTCTCCACCCTGTAACTGATGGCCCCTCATCTGGATCATAAGGGGACATGTACTGTCCTATAAAGATAAGTCATGTAAGTGCACAAGAAATCTCTGGCATAAAATTCACACAAACATGGAACGTGGCCAGTAATTGTCACGAAACCTAGAGATGCAGATCAGGCTAGAAATGTATATAAGGGTTCTTCCTGTAAGTTACTTTCGTTGATTTTGGCCAGAGTTTCCACTTACTCATGGAGAATAGTGTGTCTGGAAGCACCAGTATTAGGAGGCCAGGAGGGGGAATAAAAGATAGCTTGTTACTTGAATCACTTCCATTAGTATCACTAATATCatctatttatctatctatctatttatctatttataaacaaattgattatataaaataaaatataattgatgatAAGACATAGTATTTGTATGACATGGTtgttgaaataataaataaaaaagacattACTTCATagtaaaaatatgatttttttaaacatatatatatatatatatatatatatatatatatatatatatatgatatcatACACCATTTGAGCTATAATTCATTGGCAAGAAAATACCCTTGTTTCATATTAATTTAAGAGAGTAAAATCAATGGGGATGCAAATTTTGGTATGAGAATAATTTAATGAATCTATTAGAATCaataaatagcaaaaaaaatatcAACTCAGAATCAGGTCCATACCCTCAATAATCACAACAGCTATCACGGAGCCACCTCGAGTTGGATCAAAGGCTACTGCTGTTACACCAGAGCCCCATGTTGTGGCTGCAGAAGATTGCGCTGCAGCTTCAGGACTCACATATGCTGAAAAATTCGAAACTGGGGAGCAGTGAAGTGGTATAGAATCCCCAATATTTTGGTCTGTTAGCTTTTTCCCTCGCTTTTCTTCAGATATCAGATAATCTTGCCAACTAAACAAATAGGCAGCTAAAGGGGCAAATCCGCTCCAGTTTGGTGGACTAAGAGGTGGGGCACAGTTATTGATACTTGTCTTCGGAGTTGCTTGGAAACCATTTCCAGGACCAGGCATAACCTCCCAAACAACAACGGTGGATGGATTCACAATTGGCACACCTGCGACATGCATGGCACCACTGTCCGTGATGATAGCATC from Arachis hypogaea cultivar Tifrunner chromosome 10, arahy.Tifrunner.gnm2.J5K5, whole genome shotgun sequence includes:
- the LOC112714611 gene encoding mediator of RNA polymerase II transcription subunit 16 isoform X1 — its product is MNQVGGTKGPVVEVVEDEEPEAVAEAQEKNEAVELSGEQKQPPVENPMEEDSVTTTPATVFCIRLKQPKSLLLHKMSVPEVCRNFSAVSWCGKLNAIACASETCARIPSSTANPPFWIPIHIVIPERPTECAVFDVLADSPRDSVQFIEWSPTSCPRALLIANFHGRVTIWTQPSQGPANLVRDTSYWQLEHEWRQDIAVVTKWLSGVSLYRWLSSKSSGAANSKSIFEEKFLSQQSQTSARWPNFLCVCSVFSSGSVQLHWSQWPHCQNAAPVRWFCTSKGLLGCGPSGIMDADAIITDSGAMHVAGVPIVNPSTVVVWEVMPGPGNGFQATPKTSINNCAPPLSPPNWSGFAPLAAYLFSWQDYLISEEKRGKKLTDQNIGDSIPLHCSPVSNFSAYVSPEAAAQSSAATTWGSGVTAVAFDPTRGGSVIAVVIIEGQYMSPYDPDEGPSVTGWRVQRWESSLQHVVLHPIFGNPTSSMGGQPPMQTVWQSKVDLSIPPTNDFKNHRTHAVGMKTNVQKVSESSFKGVTFDPFDLPSDVRTLARVVYAAHGGEIAIAFLRGGVHIFSGPNFAPVDNFQITVGSAIAAPAFSSTSCCLASVWHDTCKDQTILKIIRVLPPAIPTSQVKANSSTWERAIAERFWWSLLVGVDWWDAVGCTQSAAEDGIVSLNSIIAVLDADFHSLPSAQHRQQYCPSLDRIKCRLLEGANAQEVRAMVLDMQARLLLDMLGKGIESALIDPSVLVPDPWQVSSDTLSRIDAQAVSVEPALMPSIQAYVDSVLDLASHFITRLRRYASFCRTLATHAVTAGTASNRNIVPSSAAQSSATPAPSQGAQNGTTSSSGTPQMQAWVQGAIAKISNPADGVSNPTPNPPITGPPSFMPISVNTGTFPGTPAVRLIGDCHFLHRLCQLLLFCFFFRRAQLPRYAGGAHRTADANAQKPQPNASAPGNVDEVAKPVSTVVKSDDGQTNRIGQVVPGAKGSEEPTSGRSRVGTGNAGQGYTFEEVKVLFLILMDLCRRTSGLQHPLPVSQVGSSNIQVRLHYIDGNYTVLPEVVEASLGPHMQNMPRPRGTDAAGLLLRELELHPPAEEWHRRHMFGGLSSDPNDVGPANKLVSSSPRDLSSLENCDVYHGAHAIWPRKRRMSEREAAFGLNSSVGLGGYLGIMGSRRDVVTALWKTGLEGVWYKCIRCLRQTCAFTSPGSTNPPSQNDREIWWISRWTHGCPICGGTWVRVV
- the LOC112714611 gene encoding mediator of RNA polymerase II transcription subunit 16 isoform X3 is translated as MSGDKILQLLQSGYQGCLWWLSSKSSGAANSKSIFEEKFLSQQSQTSARWPNFLCVCSVFSSGSVQLHWSQWPHCQNAAPVRWFCTSKGLLGCGPSGIMDADAIITDSGAMHVAGVPIVNPSTVVVWEVMPGPGNGFQATPKTSINNCAPPLSPPNWSGFAPLAAYLFSWQDYLISEEKRGKKLTDQNIGDSIPLHCSPVSNFSAYVSPEAAAQSSAATTWGSGVTAVAFDPTRGGSVIAVVIIEGQYMSPYDPDEGPSVTGWRVQRWESSLQHVVLHPIFGNPTSSMGGQPPMQTVWQSKVDLSIPPTNDFKNHRTHAVGMKTNVQKVSESSFKGVTFDPFDLPSDVRTLARVVYAAHGGEIAIAFLRGGVHIFSGPNFAPVDNFQITVGSAIAAPAFSSTSCCLASVWHDTCKDQTILKIIRVLPPAIPTSQVKANSSTWERAIAERFWWSLLVGVDWWDAVGCTQSAAEDGIVSLNSIIAVLDADFHSLPSAQHRQQYCPSLDRIKCRLLEGANAQEVRAMVLDMQARLLLDMLGKGIESALIDPSVLVPDPWQVSSDTLSRIDAQAVSVEPALMPSIQAYVDSVLDLASHFITRLRRYASFCRTLATHAVTAGTASNRNIVPSSAAQSSATPAPSQGAQNGTTSSSGTPQMQAWVQGAIAKISNPADGVSNPTPNPPITGPPSFMPISVNTGTFPGTPAVRLIGDCHFLHRLCQLLLFCFFFRRAQLPRYAGGAHRTADANAQKPQPNASAPGNVDEVAKPVSTVVKSDDGQTNRIGQVVPGAKGSEEPTSGRSRVGTGNAGQGYTFEEVKVLFLILMDLCRRTSGLQHPLPVSQVGSSNIQVRLHYIDGNYTVLPEVVEASLGPHMQNMPRPRGTDAAGLLLRELELHPPAEEWHRRHMFGGLSSDPNDVGPANKLVSSSPRDLSSLENCDVYHGAHAIWPRKRRMSEREAAFGLNSSVGLGGYLGIMGSRRDVVTALWKTGLEGVWYKCIRCLRQTCAFTSPGSTNPPSQNDREIWWISRWTHGCPICGGTWVRVV
- the LOC112714611 gene encoding mediator of RNA polymerase II transcription subunit 16 isoform X2 translates to MCSIRCPSRGQLILYVILATGSLSMSGDKILQLLQSGYQGCLWWLSSKSSGAANSKSIFEEKFLSQQSQTSARWPNFLCVCSVFSSGSVQLHWSQWPHCQNAAPVRWFCTSKGLLGCGPSGIMDADAIITDSGAMHVAGVPIVNPSTVVVWEVMPGPGNGFQATPKTSINNCAPPLSPPNWSGFAPLAAYLFSWQDYLISEEKRGKKLTDQNIGDSIPLHCSPVSNFSAYVSPEAAAQSSAATTWGSGVTAVAFDPTRGGSVIAVVIIEGQYMSPYDPDEGPSVTGWRVQRWESSLQHVVLHPIFGNPTSSMGGQPPMQTVWQSKVDLSIPPTNDFKNHRTHAVGMKTNVQKVSESSFKGVTFDPFDLPSDVRTLARVVYAAHGGEIAIAFLRGGVHIFSGPNFAPVDNFQITVGSAIAAPAFSSTSCCLASVWHDTCKDQTILKIIRVLPPAIPTSQVKANSSTWERAIAERFWWSLLVGVDWWDAVGCTQSAAEDGIVSLNSIIAVLDADFHSLPSAQHRQQYCPSLDRIKCRLLEGANAQEVRAMVLDMQARLLLDMLGKGIESALIDPSVLVPDPWQVSSDTLSRIDAQAVSVEPALMPSIQAYVDSVLDLASHFITRLRRYASFCRTLATHAVTAGTASNRNIVPSSAAQSSATPAPSQGAQNGTTSSSGTPQMQAWVQGAIAKISNPADGVSNPTPNPPITGPPSFMPISVNTGTFPGTPAVRLIGDCHFLHRLCQLLLFCFFFRRAQLPRYAGGAHRTADANAQKPQPNASAPGNVDEVAKPVSTVVKSDDGQTNRIGQVVPGAKGSEEPTSGRSRVGTGNAGQGYTFEEVKVLFLILMDLCRRTSGLQHPLPVSQVGSSNIQVRLHYIDGNYTVLPEVVEASLGPHMQNMPRPRGTDAAGLLLRELELHPPAEEWHRRHMFGGLSSDPNDVGPANKLVSSSPRDLSSLENCDVYHGAHAIWPRKRRMSEREAAFGLNSSVGLGGYLGIMGSRRDVVTALWKTGLEGVWYKCIRCLRQTCAFTSPGSTNPPSQNDREIWWISRWTHGCPICGGTWVRVV